A single region of the Enterococcus mundtii genome encodes:
- a CDS encoding CBS domain-containing protein, giving the protein MKNSDLFLSSFNRIEKWMQEEMGNPRNMGFTELVRRLAQKQHQSIKKYEDDLLQLAQLRNAIVHDRIAVDFIIAEPNEWATKRIQRIEQELIRPETVLPRFAKHVTGFEWDIPLPSLLETVAQKRYSQFPLYHKGTFKGLVTLRMLGFWLAKESHHGVIDLQGKIAADLITQDGKYTNYHFVSAQTTIAEVEKMFGEQGTLEAVLITKNGDPNGNLLGIIRPRDIYHEVEKE; this is encoded by the coding sequence AATCGGATCGAAAAATGGATGCAAGAAGAGATGGGGAATCCACGAAATATGGGGTTCACTGAACTCGTTCGTCGTTTAGCACAAAAGCAACACCAAAGTATTAAAAAATATGAGGATGACTTACTACAGTTGGCTCAATTACGTAATGCGATCGTGCATGATCGGATCGCCGTCGATTTTATTATCGCTGAACCTAATGAATGGGCGACGAAGCGTATCCAAAGAATCGAGCAAGAACTGATTCGTCCAGAAACAGTGTTACCGCGTTTCGCAAAGCATGTAACTGGGTTTGAATGGGACATCCCATTACCTAGTTTGTTGGAGACTGTTGCTCAAAAGCGTTATTCTCAGTTCCCGCTTTATCATAAAGGAACATTCAAAGGATTAGTGACGTTGCGGATGTTAGGTTTTTGGTTAGCCAAAGAAAGTCATCATGGTGTGATCGATCTTCAAGGAAAAATAGCTGCCGATCTGATCACTCAAGATGGTAAGTACACCAATTATCATTTTGTATCCGCTCAGACAACGATTGCTGAAGTAGAAAAAATGTTTGGCGAGCAGGGTACGCTTGAGGCTGTGTTGATCACCAAAAACGGCGACCCTAACGGAAATTTATTAGGGATCATCAGACCAAGAGATATTTATCATGAAGTAGAAAAGGAATGA
- the lspA gene encoding signal peptidase II, with product MLAIYWIISALIIGLDQWVKWLIVDNFALGETKSVIPGILSLNHIRNFGAAWSLLEGKMWFFTVVTIIAVVVILTLMIKNRSNGNRWFMIGLTLILAGAIGNFIDRVRLGYVIDMFQTDFVNFPIFNVADISLVIGVICVLIYIILDEKEQRKK from the coding sequence TTGTTAGCGATATATTGGATTATAAGTGCGTTGATCATCGGCTTAGATCAATGGGTAAAATGGTTGATCGTCGATAACTTTGCTTTAGGAGAAACGAAATCAGTGATTCCAGGGATCTTGTCCTTGAATCATATCCGTAATTTCGGAGCAGCTTGGAGTTTACTAGAAGGAAAAATGTGGTTTTTTACTGTCGTGACGATCATTGCAGTTGTAGTGATCTTGACGTTGATGATCAAAAATCGTAGCAACGGAAATCGTTGGTTCATGATCGGTCTGACATTGATTCTAGCTGGAGCAATCGGTAACTTTATCGATCGTGTCCGTTTAGGGTATGTGATCGATATGTTCCAAACTGATTTCGTGAATTTCCCGATTTTTAATGTGGCAGACATTTCTCTAGTGATCGGTGTGATCTGCGTATTGATTTATATTATTTTAGATGAAAAGGAACAACGAAAAAAATGA
- a CDS encoding RluA family pseudouridine synthase: MTQLKATIKEEKGRIDKVLTALFADHSRSQVQQWLKDGAVSVNGEPVKANYKVKSADAIVVEVPEPEELEIVAEDLPIEIVYEDDDVAVVNKPQGMVVHPSAGHAQGTLVNALMYHMKNLSSINGVIRPGIVHRIDKDTSGLLMIAKNDQAHEALAQQLKDKTSLRKYIALVHGVIPHEKGTINAPIGRSKVDRKMQAIREDGKPAVTHFTVLERFENFTLVELQLETGRTHQIRVHMKYIGYPLAGDPVYGPKKTLKGNGQFLHAKLLGFTHPQTNERMTFEAPLPEVFEKTLEKLRKDIAF; encoded by the coding sequence ATGACACAATTAAAAGCAACTATCAAAGAAGAAAAAGGACGGATCGATAAAGTTCTGACAGCATTATTTGCGGATCATAGTCGTTCACAAGTTCAACAATGGTTGAAAGACGGTGCCGTTTCCGTAAATGGGGAACCAGTAAAAGCGAATTACAAAGTAAAATCGGCTGATGCAATCGTCGTGGAAGTACCAGAGCCTGAAGAACTTGAGATCGTAGCAGAAGACTTACCAATAGAAATCGTCTATGAAGATGACGACGTAGCTGTGGTCAATAAACCACAAGGCATGGTCGTTCATCCTTCTGCTGGTCATGCCCAAGGAACACTAGTCAATGCGTTGATGTACCATATGAAAAATCTATCATCGATCAATGGCGTGATCCGTCCAGGGATCGTCCATCGAATCGATAAAGACACGTCTGGATTATTGATGATCGCCAAAAATGATCAAGCCCATGAAGCGTTGGCGCAGCAATTGAAAGATAAAACTTCCCTAAGAAAATATATTGCTTTAGTCCATGGCGTTATTCCTCATGAAAAAGGGACGATCAATGCACCTATCGGGCGCTCAAAAGTCGATCGAAAAATGCAAGCGATCCGCGAAGATGGAAAACCAGCTGTGACGCATTTTACTGTACTAGAACGTTTTGAGAATTTCACTTTAGTAGAGTTACAATTAGAAACAGGGCGTACGCATCAGATCCGTGTGCATATGAAGTATATTGGTTATCCTTTAGCAGGTGATCCCGTATATGGACCAAAGAAAACCCTCAAAGGCAATGGCCAATTTTTACATGCTAAATTATTAGGTTTCACTCATCCTCAAACGAATGAACGAATGACCTTTGAGGCACCATTGCCAGAAGTTTTTGAAAAAACTTTAGAGAAGTTGAGAAAAGATATTGCTTTTTAA
- the pyrR gene encoding bifunctional pyr operon transcriptional regulator/uracil phosphoribosyltransferase PyrR: MQAKEVVDQVTMKRALTRITYEIIERNQSIEEIVLVGIKTRGIYIAARIAERLKQLENIEVPVGELDITLYRDDKKEIAQEPELHSSDIPVSLEGKEVILIDDVLYTGRTIRAAMDAVMDFGRPRKISLAVLVDRGHRELPIRADYVGKNIPTAKKEEILVEMQELDGQDRIMILNEEK; encoded by the coding sequence ATGCAAGCAAAAGAAGTAGTGGATCAAGTAACGATGAAACGAGCGCTAACACGTATCACTTACGAAATCATCGAAAGAAATCAAAGTATCGAAGAGATCGTCTTAGTCGGAATCAAAACGAGAGGGATCTACATCGCTGCTCGAATTGCCGAACGTCTGAAACAACTCGAAAATATCGAAGTACCTGTAGGGGAACTTGATATCACATTGTACCGTGACGATAAAAAAGAGATCGCTCAAGAACCAGAATTGCATTCTTCAGATATTCCAGTCAGTTTAGAAGGAAAAGAAGTTATCTTGATCGATGATGTGTTATACACAGGACGGACGATCCGCGCTGCAATGGATGCAGTCATGGACTTTGGTCGTCCAAGAAAAATCTCACTAGCAGTTCTAGTTGATCGGGGACACCGAGAATTACCGATCCGCGCAGATTACGTAGGAAAAAATATCCCTACAGCAAAAAAAGAAGAAATCTTAGTAGAGATGCAAGAATTAGATGGACAAGATCGCATCATGATCTTAAACGAGGAAAAGTAG
- a CDS encoding solute carrier family 23 protein — protein sequence MAEEKKFHNDSVVLDIHDRPTIGHWVGLSLQHLFTMFGATVLVPILVGIDPGIALVSSGLGTIVYLITTKGKIPAYLGSSFAFIAAMQMLMKTDGFPAIAQGAMTTALVYLIVALIIKKIGSAWLDKILPPIVVGPVIMVIGLGLAANAANNAMFNQDHYDFKYLSVALITLGLTIFFNMFLRGFLGLLPILLGIISGYIVALLFGIVDTQPIIDAPWFALPNFEIPFVQYQPKLYIGAITTMAPIAFVTMTEHIGHLMVLNKLTKRNFFEDPGLHRTLTGDGLAQLVAAFVGGPPVTSYGENIGVLAITRVHSVFVIGGAAVFAVILGFIGKLSALILSIPGPVISGISFILFGVIAASGMKILVENKIDFDKKKNLLIASVILVVGIGGLVLEVGTFTLSAMALATVLGIILNLILPETSRSEEN from the coding sequence ATGGCAGAAGAAAAAAAGTTCCACAACGATAGTGTGGTATTAGACATCCATGATCGACCAACCATTGGACACTGGGTGGGTTTAAGTTTACAGCATTTATTCACGATGTTCGGTGCAACTGTCTTAGTACCGATCTTAGTCGGAATCGACCCTGGTATTGCCTTGGTCAGTTCAGGATTAGGAACGATCGTTTACTTGATTACAACAAAAGGGAAGATTCCAGCATATCTAGGCAGTAGCTTTGCGTTCATCGCCGCTATGCAGATGTTGATGAAAACCGACGGCTTCCCGGCGATCGCACAAGGCGCGATGACAACAGCACTTGTCTATCTGATCGTTGCGTTGATCATCAAGAAAATCGGTTCGGCTTGGTTAGACAAAATCTTGCCACCGATCGTGGTTGGCCCAGTCATCATGGTCATCGGTTTAGGTTTAGCTGCCAACGCAGCAAACAACGCGATGTTCAATCAAGACCATTACGATTTCAAATATCTATCAGTTGCGTTGATCACTTTAGGATTGACGATTTTCTTCAATATGTTCTTACGCGGGTTTCTAGGATTATTACCGATCTTGCTTGGCATCATCTCTGGTTACATCGTGGCTTTGCTTTTCGGGATCGTTGACACCCAACCAATCATCGATGCGCCATGGTTCGCGCTGCCTAACTTTGAGATTCCATTTGTGCAATATCAACCGAAGTTATATATAGGGGCAATCACTACGATGGCACCGATCGCCTTTGTCACAATGACCGAACACATCGGCCATTTGATGGTCTTGAACAAATTGACCAAACGAAATTTCTTTGAAGATCCAGGCTTACACCGTACATTGACAGGAGATGGCTTGGCTCAATTAGTGGCAGCTTTTGTTGGTGGGCCGCCAGTGACAAGTTATGGTGAAAATATCGGCGTCTTGGCAATCACTCGCGTACACAGCGTGTTCGTGATCGGAGGCGCAGCGGTCTTCGCAGTGATCCTTGGCTTCATTGGCAAACTAAGTGCTTTGATATTAAGTATTCCTGGCCCAGTCATTTCAGGTATCAGTTTCATCCTATTCGGAGTGATTGCGGCAAGTGGGATGAAAATCTTAGTCGAAAACAAAATCGATTTTGATAAAAAGAAAAATCTATTGATTGCTTCAGTCATCTTAGTCGTAGGTATCGGGGGATTAGTCCTAGAAGTCGGGACATTCACTTTATCTGCCATGGCACTAGCAACAGTTTTAGGAATCATTTTAAATCTTATCTTACCAGAAACTTCACGCAGCGAAGAAAATTAA
- a CDS encoding aspartate carbamoyltransferase catalytic subunit: MIIKSERISLKHLLTVEALTDQEVMGLIRRGQEFKQGATWSPQKSQYFATNLFFENSTRTHKSFDVAEKKLGLEVIEFEASTSSVTKGETLYDTVLTMSALGVDVAVIRHGDENYYDELIQSKTIQCSIINGGDGSGQHPTQCLLDLMTIYEEFGYFEGLKVAIVGDITHSRVAKSNMQMLKRLGAQVFFSGPREWYDDEFEVYGHYLPLDDLLDQVDVMMMLRVQHERHDGKESFSKEGYHQEYGLTVERAKKMQKHAIIMHPAPVNRDVELADSLVEGLQSRIIQQMSNGVFVRMAILEAVLSGKA, from the coding sequence ATGATCATCAAATCAGAACGCATCAGTTTAAAACACTTATTAACGGTAGAAGCATTAACAGACCAAGAAGTAATGGGGTTGATCCGACGAGGACAAGAGTTCAAACAGGGCGCAACTTGGTCACCACAAAAATCCCAATATTTTGCAACGAACTTGTTCTTTGAAAACAGTACACGAACGCATAAAAGTTTTGATGTAGCAGAAAAGAAACTTGGTCTTGAAGTGATCGAATTTGAAGCAAGTACAAGTTCAGTTACAAAAGGTGAAACATTATACGATACCGTTCTAACGATGTCTGCACTTGGGGTGGATGTAGCTGTTATCCGTCATGGAGATGAAAACTACTATGACGAATTGATCCAAAGTAAAACGATCCAATGCTCGATCATCAATGGCGGTGACGGTAGCGGGCAACATCCAACGCAGTGCTTACTTGATTTGATGACGATCTATGAAGAATTTGGCTATTTTGAAGGCTTGAAAGTGGCGATCGTCGGAGATATCACACATTCTCGTGTCGCAAAATCGAATATGCAGATGTTGAAACGTCTTGGCGCACAGGTTTTCTTCTCAGGTCCAAGAGAATGGTATGACGATGAATTTGAAGTTTACGGTCATTACTTACCACTAGATGACTTGCTGGATCAAGTCGATGTCATGATGATGTTACGTGTGCAACATGAACGCCACGATGGAAAAGAAAGTTTTTCAAAAGAAGGCTATCATCAAGAGTACGGCTTGACAGTCGAACGCGCTAAAAAAATGCAAAAACATGCAATCATCATGCACCCGGCACCAGTCAATCGAGATGTCGAATTGGCGGATTCACTGGTTGAAGGGTTACAGTCACGGATCATTCAGCAAATGAGCAATGGTGTATTTGTCAGAATGGCGATCTTAGAAGCTGTATTAAGTGGAAAAGCATAA
- a CDS encoding dihydroorotase, which produces MKTLIKNGQINTKRNETTPAEIWIEEGKIKAIGTGFPEAEFDEVFDAQGQLITPGLVDVHVHLREPGFTYKETIEAGTKAAARGGFTTVCAMPNLDPVPDTAEKLKQVYDIIKRDAVVKVLQYAPITENLRSEELVDQEALINEGAFAFTNDGVGVQTAGTMYLAMKEAAKNNKALVAHTEDESLLFGGVMHAGEKAEELGLPGILSVTESSQIARDLLLAEATGVHYHVCHVSTKESVRVIRDAKKAGIHVTAEVSPHHLILIDEDIPEDFGFWKMNPPLRGKADREALIEGLLDGTIDCIATDHAPHGLEEKSQSFLQSPFGIVGSETAFQLVYTHFVETGKFTLEQVIDWMAVKPAAIFGLEAGTLTIGASADLAVYDIAHSAVIDKKDFLSKGENTPFVGWEIKGETLMTFVNGKLVWHKGE; this is translated from the coding sequence ATGAAAACACTCATTAAAAACGGTCAAATCAATACAAAAAGAAATGAAACAACACCAGCAGAAATTTGGATCGAAGAAGGAAAGATCAAAGCAATCGGTACAGGCTTTCCTGAGGCTGAATTTGATGAAGTGTTTGATGCACAAGGGCAGTTGATCACACCTGGATTAGTGGATGTCCATGTCCATCTGAGAGAGCCTGGCTTTACTTACAAGGAAACGATCGAAGCTGGCACGAAAGCAGCTGCTCGAGGTGGGTTCACCACTGTTTGTGCGATGCCAAATCTTGACCCAGTACCTGATACAGCAGAAAAATTAAAACAAGTCTATGACATCATCAAACGTGATGCTGTCGTCAAAGTATTACAGTATGCACCGATCACTGAGAATCTTCGAAGTGAAGAACTGGTCGATCAAGAAGCATTGATCAATGAAGGCGCATTTGCTTTTACCAATGATGGTGTCGGCGTGCAAACAGCAGGCACGATGTACTTAGCGATGAAAGAAGCTGCGAAAAACAATAAAGCACTCGTTGCTCACACAGAAGATGAATCATTATTATTTGGCGGTGTGATGCACGCAGGAGAAAAAGCAGAAGAGCTAGGGTTGCCAGGTATTTTGAGTGTGACTGAGTCTTCTCAAATTGCTCGTGATCTCCTATTAGCGGAAGCAACAGGCGTTCACTATCATGTCTGCCATGTTTCAACAAAAGAAAGTGTGCGGGTGATCCGCGATGCGAAAAAAGCCGGGATTCACGTGACTGCAGAGGTTTCACCGCATCATCTGATCTTGATCGATGAAGATATCCCAGAAGATTTTGGTTTTTGGAAAATGAATCCACCGTTGAGAGGCAAAGCCGATCGCGAGGCATTGATCGAAGGCTTGCTTGATGGCACGATCGATTGTATTGCCACCGACCATGCCCCACACGGATTAGAAGAAAAAAGTCAAAGTTTCTTGCAATCACCTTTCGGGATCGTTGGAAGTGAAACAGCCTTCCAACTCGTGTATACACATTTTGTTGAAACAGGAAAATTCACACTAGAGCAAGTGATTGACTGGATGGCAGTCAAACCAGCAGCCATCTTTGGTTTGGAAGCTGGCACCTTGACGATCGGCGCATCAGCAGACTTGGCAGTTTACGATATTGCGCATTCTGCAGTAATCGATAAAAAAGATTTCTTATCAAAAGGCGAGAACACACCTTTCGTCGGTTGGGAAATCAAAGGAGAAACATTGATGACATTTGTCAACGGAAAACTTGTTTGGCATAAGGGGGAATAA
- a CDS encoding carbamoyl phosphate synthase small subunit, with amino-acid sequence MERLLILEDGTVFKGKSFGATANVFGEIVFTTSMTGYQETITDQSFNGQIITFTYPMVGNYGVNRDDYESIAPTCKGVVVKEHARVASNWRNQMTLDEFLKQKGIPGISGIDTRALTRKIREVGTMKASIVDAGDTFEHAFDQLKATVLATNQVQQVSTNKPYPSPGTGRNVAVIDFGLKHSILRELSKRDCNLTVLPYNTDAETILSLSPDGVMLTNGPGDPKDVPEAIEMIKQIQGKIPIFGICLGHQLFALANGADTYKMKFGHRGLNHPVREVATGRIDFTSQNHGYAVNEQTIDPEKLIVTHVEVNDGTVEGVRHRRYPAFSVQFHPDAAPGPHDALHLFDEFMEMMDAGKEQF; translated from the coding sequence ATGGAACGGTTGCTGATTTTAGAAGATGGCACAGTATTTAAAGGGAAATCATTTGGTGCGACAGCCAATGTGTTTGGAGAAATCGTCTTTACGACAAGTATGACAGGATATCAAGAAACGATCACAGACCAAAGTTTTAATGGACAGATCATTACATTTACGTACCCGATGGTAGGGAATTATGGCGTCAACCGTGATGATTATGAATCGATTGCACCAACGTGTAAAGGTGTAGTGGTCAAAGAGCATGCACGTGTTGCGTCAAATTGGCGTAACCAAATGACATTAGACGAGTTCTTGAAACAAAAAGGAATCCCTGGTATCTCTGGCATCGATACACGGGCGTTGACACGAAAAATCCGTGAAGTTGGGACGATGAAAGCCAGTATTGTGGATGCAGGCGACACATTTGAACATGCGTTTGACCAACTAAAAGCAACCGTCTTGGCAACGAACCAAGTCCAACAAGTTTCAACCAATAAACCTTATCCTAGCCCAGGAACAGGAAGAAATGTGGCAGTCATTGATTTTGGATTGAAACATAGCATCTTACGTGAATTGAGTAAGCGTGACTGTAATTTAACAGTCTTACCGTACAATACGGATGCGGAAACGATCCTTTCATTATCGCCAGACGGCGTGATGCTGACGAATGGACCAGGGGATCCGAAAGATGTACCAGAAGCGATCGAGATGATCAAACAAATCCAAGGAAAAATCCCGATTTTCGGCATCTGCTTGGGGCATCAACTTTTTGCACTAGCAAATGGTGCAGATACGTACAAGATGAAATTTGGTCATCGTGGACTGAATCATCCTGTGCGTGAAGTTGCAACAGGAAGAATCGATTTTACGTCACAAAACCATGGCTATGCGGTAAATGAACAAACGATCGATCCGGAAAAATTAATTGTCACTCATGTGGAAGTCAATGATGGCACAGTCGAAGGTGTCCGTCACCGTCGCTATCCTGCCTTCAGTGTGCAATTCCATCCAGATGCAGCACCTGGCCCACATGATGCACTACATTTATTTGATGAATTTATGGAAATGATGGACGCTGGAAAGGAGCAATTCTAA
- the carB gene encoding carbamoyl-phosphate synthase large subunit — protein sequence MPKRTDINKIMVIGSGPITIGQAAEFDYAGTQACLALKEEGYEVVLVNSNPATIMTDKEIADQVYLEPITLEFVSRILRKERPDAILPTLGGQTGLNMAMELAESGILDELGIELLGTKLSAIDQAEDRDLFKKLMEELNQPIPESEIVTTVEEAVAFANKIGYPIIVRPAFTLGGTGGGMCENEAELRQIAENGLSLSPVTQCLIERSIAGFKEIEYEVMRDSADNAIVVCNMENFDPVGIHTGDSIVFAPSQTLADHEYQMLRDASLSIIRALKIEGGCNVQLALDPHSFNYYVIEVNPRVSRSSALASKATGYPIAKLAAKIALGLTLDEMKNPVTGTTYAEFEPALDYVVAKIPRWPFDKFENGERVLGTQMKATGEVMAIGRNIEESLLKAVRSLEIGAHHLELPELKTVSEERLMEKIVRAQDDRLFYLAEAIRRGYPIQELADLTKIDLFFLDKLLHIIELEEELSAQPNQLDLLLAVKQNGFTDRKIAELWKTTTEAIRQLRTEKNIQPVYKMVDTCAAEFESHTPYFYSTYEIENESHRSEKPSVLVLGSGPIRIGQGVEFDYATVHSVKAIQQAGYEAIIMNSNPETVSTDFSISDKLYFEPLTFEDVMNVIELEQPIGVIVQFGGQTAINLAEPLAKAGVKILGTTIEDLDRAENRDLFEQALQELGVPQPLGDTATSKEEAVAVANKIGYPVLVRPSYVLGGRAMEIVENQRDLEDYMEHAVKASPEHPVLVDRYLIGSECEVDAICDGETVLIPGIMEHIERSGVHSGDSMAVYPPQALSEEIKQTIEDYTIRLARGLNCIGMMNIQFVIHDNQVYVIEVNPRASRTVPFLSKVTNIPMAQIATKAILGEKLKDLGYEDGLYPETANVHVKAPVFSFTKLHKVDTYLGPEMKSTGEVMGSDQNLDKALYKAFEASGLRLPDYGAVLFTIADETKEEALGLAKRFAEIGYSLLATKNTAAFFEQHGLVVTPVAKISEETKEKNVVDLIRAGKAQVVVNTIDKDRGNASKDGFIIRREAVEHGTPLFTSLDTADAIVRVMESRAFSTQAI from the coding sequence ATGCCAAAACGCACAGATATCAATAAAATCATGGTGATCGGTTCTGGTCCGATCACCATTGGTCAAGCCGCTGAGTTTGACTATGCAGGTACACAGGCTTGTCTTGCTTTAAAAGAAGAAGGCTACGAAGTCGTCTTAGTCAACTCCAATCCAGCAACGATCATGACTGATAAAGAAATTGCCGATCAAGTCTACCTAGAACCAATCACATTAGAATTTGTCTCACGAATTTTGCGAAAAGAACGTCCTGATGCGATCTTACCGACATTAGGTGGGCAAACAGGTTTGAATATGGCGATGGAATTAGCTGAATCAGGAATCTTGGACGAATTAGGCATCGAATTATTAGGGACGAAATTAAGTGCGATCGACCAAGCAGAAGATCGTGACTTGTTCAAAAAGTTGATGGAAGAATTAAATCAACCGATCCCAGAATCAGAAATCGTGACAACGGTGGAAGAAGCAGTCGCCTTTGCCAATAAAATCGGTTACCCGATCATCGTTCGACCAGCCTTCACATTAGGGGGGACTGGTGGTGGTATGTGTGAGAATGAAGCCGAACTACGACAAATCGCGGAAAATGGCTTGAGCTTGTCGCCCGTCACACAATGTTTGATTGAACGTAGTATTGCAGGCTTCAAGGAAATCGAATATGAAGTGATGCGCGACTCTGCCGATAATGCCATCGTTGTCTGCAACATGGAAAATTTCGATCCAGTCGGTATCCATACAGGGGATTCAATCGTCTTTGCACCGAGTCAAACATTAGCAGACCATGAATATCAAATGTTAAGAGATGCGTCACTATCGATCATCCGTGCATTGAAAATCGAAGGTGGCTGTAACGTTCAGTTAGCATTAGACCCTCATAGTTTCAACTACTATGTCATCGAAGTGAACCCTCGTGTTTCACGCTCCTCTGCTTTAGCAAGTAAAGCGACCGGCTATCCGATCGCAAAATTAGCAGCTAAAATCGCGTTAGGCTTGACCTTGGATGAAATGAAAAATCCAGTAACAGGAACGACTTATGCAGAATTTGAGCCCGCATTGGATTATGTAGTAGCAAAAATCCCACGTTGGCCTTTCGACAAATTCGAAAACGGTGAACGTGTCTTAGGCACGCAAATGAAAGCAACCGGCGAAGTGATGGCGATCGGTCGTAACATCGAAGAATCTTTATTAAAAGCCGTTCGTTCATTAGAAATCGGGGCGCACCACCTTGAATTGCCAGAACTAAAGACAGTCAGTGAAGAACGTTTGATGGAGAAAATCGTCCGAGCACAAGATGATCGTTTATTCTACTTAGCCGAAGCGATCCGTCGTGGCTATCCGATCCAAGAATTGGCAGACTTGACGAAAATCGATTTATTCTTCTTGGATAAATTGTTGCATATCATTGAATTAGAAGAGGAGCTTTCGGCACAACCGAATCAGCTGGATCTACTTCTTGCTGTGAAACAAAATGGCTTCACAGATCGCAAAATTGCGGAATTGTGGAAAACGACGACGGAAGCGATTCGCCAATTACGTACGGAAAAGAACATTCAACCTGTTTACAAAATGGTCGATACGTGTGCTGCCGAATTTGAATCCCACACACCTTACTTCTATAGTACGTATGAAATCGAAAATGAAAGCCATCGTTCAGAAAAACCTTCTGTTCTAGTACTTGGTTCTGGACCGATCCGTATCGGACAAGGGGTAGAATTTGATTATGCAACAGTTCATTCAGTCAAAGCCATTCAACAAGCAGGCTATGAAGCAATCATCATGAATAGTAATCCTGAAACCGTTTCGACAGATTTCTCGATTTCTGATAAACTTTACTTTGAGCCTTTGACTTTTGAAGATGTGATGAATGTCATCGAGTTGGAACAACCAATCGGTGTCATCGTCCAATTTGGAGGACAAACAGCGATCAATCTAGCTGAACCATTAGCAAAAGCAGGTGTAAAAATCCTAGGCACAACGATCGAAGACCTTGATCGTGCGGAGAACCGTGATCTATTCGAACAAGCGTTACAAGAATTAGGGGTGCCTCAGCCACTAGGAGATACTGCGACAAGTAAAGAAGAAGCAGTTGCAGTTGCCAATAAAATCGGCTATCCAGTACTTGTTCGTCCAAGCTATGTCTTGGGAGGTCGGGCAATGGAGATCGTTGAGAACCAACGCGATCTAGAAGATTATATGGAACATGCGGTCAAAGCTTCACCAGAACATCCAGTCTTAGTCGATCGTTACTTGATCGGTAGTGAGTGCGAAGTCGATGCGATCTGTGATGGCGAAACCGTCTTGATCCCAGGAATCATGGAACATATCGAACGTTCAGGGGTCCATTCAGGCGATTCTATGGCGGTTTATCCACCACAAGCGCTGTCAGAGGAAATCAAGCAAACAATCGAAGATTACACGATCCGTTTAGCACGAGGGTTGAATTGTATCGGGATGATGAACATCCAATTCGTGATCCATGACAACCAAGTATATGTCATCGAAGTGAACCCACGTGCGAGTCGAACGGTTCCTTTCTTGAGCAAAGTGACGAATATCCCGATGGCACAGATCGCGACAAAAGCCATCTTAGGAGAAAAATTGAAAGACTTAGGCTATGAAGATGGTTTGTACCCTGAAACTGCCAACGTCCATGTCAAAGCGCCAGTTTTCTCATTTACGAAGTTGCATAAAGTGGACACTTATTTAGGCCCAGAGATGAAGTCGACAGGTGAAGTCATGGGTTCGGATCAAAACTTAGACAAAGCGCTGTATAAAGCGTTCGAAGCATCTGGTTTACGCTTGCCTGATTATGGTGCTGTCTTGTTTACGATCGCCGATGAAACGAAAGAAGAAGCCTTAGGTCTAGCAAAACGCTTTGCAGAAATCGGCTATAGCTTATTGGCAACGAAAAATACCGCAGCTTTCTTTGAACAACACGGACTTGTGGTGACACCAGTAGCTAAAATCTCTGAGGAAACAAAAGAGAAAAATGTCGTTGACCTGATTCGTGCGGGCAAAGCACAAGTGGTTGTCAATACCATTGATAAAGATCGTGGGAATGCGTCAAAAGATGGTTTTATCATTCGACGTGAAGCAGTAGAGCATGGCACGCCATTGTTTACTTCCCTTGATACTGCGGATGCGATCGTCCGCGTGATGGAATCCCGAGCATTTTCAACACAAGCAATCTAA